From the Malus domestica chromosome 17, GDT2T_hap1 genome, one window contains:
- the LOC114824315 gene encoding uncharacterized protein gives MLKLSSYVMAEYHDRLQEVERYKAKLKENKQLVDEARRNKGLLTQALQLKDETMESLKRRNGENLRLKKLFEATKKQLEVATLEVSKVRGELDGALVEISELEKSIPTEREAAVQEYLSSSTFHLAIKPHCAQEARFEKRKWMAVLDRYDDGSILRKYHEDIDEHHRKGETFVLAVDHSSEDESDNEGSADAQTQHGEEDLGDAEDDGRTRSDTARGSASDENE, from the exons atgttgaagctgtcttcatat gtcatggccgagtatcacgacagactgcaagaggttgagcggtacaaggcaaaactgaaggagaataagcagcttgtggacgaggcccgaaggaataagggacttttgactcaggctctccaactgaaggacgaaaccatggagagcttgaaaaggcgaaatggtgagaacctaaggcttaagaaattgtttgaggcaactaaaaaacagttggaggtggctaccttggaggtatccaaggttaggggagaattggatggtgccttagttgagatttctgaactggagaagagcattccaactgaaagggaggctgctgtgcaagaatacttaagttcttcgacctttcatcttgctattaaaccccactgtgctcaagaagctcgctttgaaaaaaggaaatggatggccgtccttgatcgttatgatgatgggagcattcttcgaaaataccacgaagatatagatgagcatcatcgaaagggcgagacatttgtccttgctgttgatcatagcagcgaagatgagtctgataatgaaggtagtgctgatgcacagactcagcatggtgaagaggatcttggggatgcagaggatgatggtaggacgcggagtgatactgccaggggttcggcttcagatgagaatgaatag